From Actinopolyspora lacussalsi, a single genomic window includes:
- a CDS encoding hypothetical protein (product_source=Hypo-rule applied; transmembrane_helix_parts=Inside_1_1,TMhelix_2_21,Outside_22_62): MVYILAAIGAITLVVLLWQGFGPIRETLEKHTEQPQRPTAPDDDPDFLRRISEQQRKPRDEN; encoded by the coding sequence ATGGTCTACATCCTGGCGGCAATCGGTGCCATAACGCTCGTCGTGCTGCTGTGGCAGGGCTTCGGTCCCATTCGGGAGACGCTGGAGAAGCACACCGAGCAGCCCCAACGCCCAACCGCGCCGGACGACGACCCCGACTTCCTCCGCAGGATCTCCGAGCAGCAGCGCAAGCCCCGCGACGAGAACTGA